A genome region from Salvelinus alpinus chromosome 26, SLU_Salpinus.1, whole genome shotgun sequence includes the following:
- the rnf139 gene encoding E3 ubiquitin-protein ligase RNF139 isoform X2, giving the protein MASANVRIGQQALTVLDVAFRVPCIFIIDAIFNSYYDPGSGWAGTAGKILIRVMGIMVSSVVLVLSQKALFKFYTLFFAVLLGVVAILINYYAISHIDFYSAYYKAALGFRLLPRNGPTLWLGMAVVQLLFGMGYVVLLNIQSVFAALVVLDIMIPLWGLIIELPVDVRQLVAVASGLALALNTAVCLALKLKWFYYSCRYVYLLVRHMYRIYGLQLLVEDTWKRIRFPDVLRVFWLTRMTAQAIILVYVVKVVRHESGEHSYLTWDVFWDLFSNLIISGCDSTLTVLGMSAVISSIAHYLGLSILAFIGSTEEEDKRLGFVAPVLFFILALQTGLSGLDPEERLVRLSRNMCLLLTAILHFIHGMTDPVLMSLSASHVSSFRRHFPVLLVSLCLFVLPIVLSYTLWHRYALNTWLFAVTAFCVELCLKVVVSLTVYALFMVDGYYNVLWEKLDDYVYCVRSTGSVIEFVFGVIMFGNGAYTMMFEAGSKIRACMMCLHAYFNIYLQAKNGWKTFINRRTAVKKINSLPEVKGGRLRDIEDVCAICYQEFATSARITPCQHYFHALCLRKWLYIQDTCPMCHQKVYIEEEARDRVPFNNNGYVAPDGDLGQFAEPDGAEAAAAAGMLLVVCLLFC; this is encoded by the exons ATGGCCTCAGCTAATGTCCGAATCGGCCAACAAGCCTTGACCGTGCTGGATGTGGCATTTCGAGTCCCTTGCATCTTTATTATCGACGCCATTTTTAACTCTTACTATGATCCTGGGTCAGGATGGGCCGGAACAGCGGGCAAGATTTTAATCCGAGTAATGG GTATCATGGTCTCCAGTGTGGTCCTGGTGTTGTCACAGAAGGCCCTATTCAAGTTCTACACGCTATTCTTCGCTGTGCTCCTGGGAGTGGTGGCCATTCTTATCAACTACTATGCCATATCTCACATAGACTTCTACAGCGCCTACTACAAAGCAGCGCTGGGCTTTAGACTCCTACCACGAAACGGGCCCACCCTATGGTTGGGCATGGCTGTGGTGCAACTCCTTTTTGGCATGGGCTATGTGGTGCTGCTAAACATTCAGTCTGTGTTTGCTGCTCTTGTGGTCCTGGATATCATGATTCCGCTCTGGGGGCTCATCATCGAGCTTCCCGTGGACGTACGGCAACTGGTAGCGGTGGCCTCTGGCCTGGCTCTGGCTCTGAACACGGCTGTGTGCCTGGCCCTTAAGCTCAAGTGGTTCTACTACTCCTGCCGCTACGTCTACCTGCTGGTGCGCCACATGTACCGCATCTACGGGCTGCAGCTTCTGGTGGAGGACACCTGGAAGAGGATCCGCTTCCCGGACGTGCTGCGTGTCTTCTGGCTCACACGCATGACAGCGCAGGCCATCATCCTGGTCTACGTAGTCAAGGTGGTGCGGCACGAGAGCGGCGAACACAGCTACCTGACGTGGGACGTATTCTGGGACCTGTTCAGCAACCTCATCATCAGCGGCTGCGACTCTACACTGACCGTGTTGGGCATGAGTGCCGTCATCTCCTCCATCGCCCACTACCTGGGCCTCAGCATCCTGGCATTCATCGGCTCCACCGAGGAAGAGGACAAGCGGCTGGGCTTTGTGGCACCCGTTCTTTTCTTCATCCTGGCCCTGCAAACGGGCCTGAGTGGTCTGGACCCTGAGGAACGGCTGGTGCGGCTCAGCCGCAATATGTGCCTTCTGCTGACTGCCATCCTCCACTTCATCCATGGCATGACTGACCCCGTGCTCATGTCGCTGAGTGCCTCGCACGTCTCCTCCTTCCGCCGCCACTTCCCAGTCCTGCTGGTGTCGCTCTGCCTCTTCGTGCTGCCCATTGTGCTCAGCTACACTCTGTGGCACCGCTACGCCCTCAACACCTGGCTGTTCGCCGTCACGGCCTTCTGCGTGGAGCTCTGCCTCAAGGTGGTGGTGTCGCTGACGGTCTACGCCCTCTTTATGGTGGATGGCTACTACAACGTGCTGTGGGAGAAGCTGGACGACTACGTCTACTGCGTGCGCTCCACGGGCAGCGTCATCGAGTTTGTCTTTGGCGTCATCATGTTTGGCAACGGCGCCTACACCATGATGTTCGAGGCGGGCAGCAAGATCCGCGCCTGCATGATGTGCCTCCACGCCTACTTCAACATCTACCTGCAGGCCAAGAACGGCTGGAAGACCTTCATCAACCGCCGTACGGCTGTCAAGAAGATCAACTCCCTGCCGGAGGTGAAGGGTGGACGGCTGCGCGACATTGAGGATGTCTGCGCCATATGCTACCAGGAGTTTGCCACGTCGGCACGTATCACGCCGTGCCAACACTACTTCCACGCACTCTGCCTCCGTAAGTGGCTCTACATCCAGGACACGTGTCCCATGTGCCACCAGAAGGTGTACATTGAGGAGGAGGCCCGGGACAGGGTGCCCTTCAACAACAACGGCTACGTGGCGCCAGATGGGGACCTGGGCCAGTTTGCAGAGCCCGACGGGGCAGAGGCCGCAGCAGCCGCAG GGATGCTGTTGGTCGTGTGTTTGCTGTTTTGCTGA
- the rnf139 gene encoding E3 ubiquitin-protein ligase RNF139 isoform X1: MASANVRIGQQALTVLDVAFRVPCIFIIDAIFNSYYDPGSGWAGTAGKILIRVMGIMVSSVVLVLSQKALFKFYTLFFAVLLGVVAILINYYAISHIDFYSAYYKAALGFRLLPRNGPTLWLGMAVVQLLFGMGYVVLLNIQSVFAALVVLDIMIPLWGLIIELPVDVRQLVAVASGLALALNTAVCLALKLKWFYYSCRYVYLLVRHMYRIYGLQLLVEDTWKRIRFPDVLRVFWLTRMTAQAIILVYVVKVVRHESGEHSYLTWDVFWDLFSNLIISGCDSTLTVLGMSAVISSIAHYLGLSILAFIGSTEEEDKRLGFVAPVLFFILALQTGLSGLDPEERLVRLSRNMCLLLTAILHFIHGMTDPVLMSLSASHVSSFRRHFPVLLVSLCLFVLPIVLSYTLWHRYALNTWLFAVTAFCVELCLKVVVSLTVYALFMVDGYYNVLWEKLDDYVYCVRSTGSVIEFVFGVIMFGNGAYTMMFEAGSKIRACMMCLHAYFNIYLQAKNGWKTFINRRTAVKKINSLPEVKGGRLRDIEDVCAICYQEFATSARITPCQHYFHALCLRKWLYIQDTCPMCHQKVYIEEEARDRVPFNNNGYVAPDGDLGQFAEPDGAEAAAAAGGPEHENELLEDNDSIEYDEDEWGTENGETPIEEDYINDDTDSNGD, encoded by the exons ATGGCCTCAGCTAATGTCCGAATCGGCCAACAAGCCTTGACCGTGCTGGATGTGGCATTTCGAGTCCCTTGCATCTTTATTATCGACGCCATTTTTAACTCTTACTATGATCCTGGGTCAGGATGGGCCGGAACAGCGGGCAAGATTTTAATCCGAGTAATGG GTATCATGGTCTCCAGTGTGGTCCTGGTGTTGTCACAGAAGGCCCTATTCAAGTTCTACACGCTATTCTTCGCTGTGCTCCTGGGAGTGGTGGCCATTCTTATCAACTACTATGCCATATCTCACATAGACTTCTACAGCGCCTACTACAAAGCAGCGCTGGGCTTTAGACTCCTACCACGAAACGGGCCCACCCTATGGTTGGGCATGGCTGTGGTGCAACTCCTTTTTGGCATGGGCTATGTGGTGCTGCTAAACATTCAGTCTGTGTTTGCTGCTCTTGTGGTCCTGGATATCATGATTCCGCTCTGGGGGCTCATCATCGAGCTTCCCGTGGACGTACGGCAACTGGTAGCGGTGGCCTCTGGCCTGGCTCTGGCTCTGAACACGGCTGTGTGCCTGGCCCTTAAGCTCAAGTGGTTCTACTACTCCTGCCGCTACGTCTACCTGCTGGTGCGCCACATGTACCGCATCTACGGGCTGCAGCTTCTGGTGGAGGACACCTGGAAGAGGATCCGCTTCCCGGACGTGCTGCGTGTCTTCTGGCTCACACGCATGACAGCGCAGGCCATCATCCTGGTCTACGTAGTCAAGGTGGTGCGGCACGAGAGCGGCGAACACAGCTACCTGACGTGGGACGTATTCTGGGACCTGTTCAGCAACCTCATCATCAGCGGCTGCGACTCTACACTGACCGTGTTGGGCATGAGTGCCGTCATCTCCTCCATCGCCCACTACCTGGGCCTCAGCATCCTGGCATTCATCGGCTCCACCGAGGAAGAGGACAAGCGGCTGGGCTTTGTGGCACCCGTTCTTTTCTTCATCCTGGCCCTGCAAACGGGCCTGAGTGGTCTGGACCCTGAGGAACGGCTGGTGCGGCTCAGCCGCAATATGTGCCTTCTGCTGACTGCCATCCTCCACTTCATCCATGGCATGACTGACCCCGTGCTCATGTCGCTGAGTGCCTCGCACGTCTCCTCCTTCCGCCGCCACTTCCCAGTCCTGCTGGTGTCGCTCTGCCTCTTCGTGCTGCCCATTGTGCTCAGCTACACTCTGTGGCACCGCTACGCCCTCAACACCTGGCTGTTCGCCGTCACGGCCTTCTGCGTGGAGCTCTGCCTCAAGGTGGTGGTGTCGCTGACGGTCTACGCCCTCTTTATGGTGGATGGCTACTACAACGTGCTGTGGGAGAAGCTGGACGACTACGTCTACTGCGTGCGCTCCACGGGCAGCGTCATCGAGTTTGTCTTTGGCGTCATCATGTTTGGCAACGGCGCCTACACCATGATGTTCGAGGCGGGCAGCAAGATCCGCGCCTGCATGATGTGCCTCCACGCCTACTTCAACATCTACCTGCAGGCCAAGAACGGCTGGAAGACCTTCATCAACCGCCGTACGGCTGTCAAGAAGATCAACTCCCTGCCGGAGGTGAAGGGTGGACGGCTGCGCGACATTGAGGATGTCTGCGCCATATGCTACCAGGAGTTTGCCACGTCGGCACGTATCACGCCGTGCCAACACTACTTCCACGCACTCTGCCTCCGTAAGTGGCTCTACATCCAGGACACGTGTCCCATGTGCCACCAGAAGGTGTACATTGAGGAGGAGGCCCGGGACAGGGTGCCCTTCAACAACAACGGCTACGTGGCGCCAGATGGGGACCTGGGCCAGTTTGCAGAGCCCGACGGGGCAGAGGCCGCAGCAGCCGCAGGTGGGCCTGAGCATGAGAATGAACTACTGGAGGATAATGACAGTATTGAGTATGACGAGGATGAGTGGGGGACAGAGAACGGTGAAACGCCCATAGAGGAAGACTATATTAATGATGACACAGACTCTAACGGGGACTGA